A genomic window from Prunus persica cultivar Lovell chromosome G2, Prunus_persica_NCBIv2, whole genome shotgun sequence includes:
- the LOC18784725 gene encoding metal-nicotianamine transporter YSL3 isoform X1, which translates to MGSTNNDENGEIETFEREDGVEENGGEPEDLNRIIPWTRQITIRGLVASIVIGTIYSVIVMKLNLTTGLVPNLNVSAALLAFVFIRTWTKLLQKAGIVSTPFTRQENTIIQTCAVACYSIAVGGGFGSYLLGLNRKTYEQAGVDTEGNTPRSTKEPQIGWMTGFLFVSSFVGLLALVPLRKIMIIDYKLSYPSGTATAVLINGFHTPKGDKMAKKQVHGFMKFFSMSFLWSFFQWFYSGGDQCGFAQFPTFGLAAWKNSFYFDFSMTYIGAGMICSHLVNLSLLLGAVLSWGIMWPLIRGLKGEWFPATLSESSMKSLNGYKVFISIALILGDGLYNFLKILYFTGSSIHTKMNNKNPKTVSNNQNQALDDLRRNEVFIRDSIPIWIACLGYTLFSIISIIIIPLMFPQLKWYYVVVAYIIAPSLSFCNAYGAGLTDMNMAYNYGKVALFVLAAVAGKNDGVVAGLVGCGLIKSIVSISSDLMHDLKTGHLTLTSPRSMLLSQAIGTAIGCVVAPLTFFLFYKAFNVGDPDGEYKAPYAIIYRNMAILGVQGFSALPQHCLQLCYGFFAFAVAANLLRDLAPKKIGKWVPLPMAMAVPFLVGAYFAIDMCVGSLAVFVWHKLKNNEAGLMVPAVASGLICGDGLWILPSSILALAKIRPPICMNFLTTK; encoded by the exons ATGGGGAGCACAAACAATGATGAAAACGGAGAGATTGAGAcctttgagagagaggatggaGTTGAAGAGAATGGAGGCGAGCCAGAGGATTTGAACAGAATCATTCCATGGACAAGACAGATCACAATTCGGGGACTTGTGGCTAGCATAGTCATAGGCACCATTTACAGCGTTATAGTGATGAAGTTGAACCTCACAACTGGGTTGGTTCCCAATCTCAATGTCTCTGCTGCTCTTCTGGCCTTTGTATTCATCCGCACATGGACTAAGCTTCTTCAGAAGGCTGGAATTGTATCAACTCCTTTCACAAGGCAGGAAAATACCATTATTCAGACTTGTGCAGTTGCATGTTATAGCATTGCAGTTGGAG GAGGTTTTGGGTCTTATCTGTTGGGTCTGAACAGGAAGACTTATGAGCAAGCAGGTGTTGATACTGAGGGGAACACTCCTAGGAGCACCAAAGAACCTCAGATTGGTTGGATGACTGGTTTCCTCTTTGTTAGTAGTTTTGTTGGGCTGCTGGCTTTGGTTCCTCTCAGAAAG ATCATGATAATAGACTATAAGTTAAGTTACCCAAGTGGAACTGCTACTGCTGTTCTTATCAACGGGTTCCATACTCCAAAAGGAGACAAGATGGCTAA GAAGCAGGTTCACGGGTTCATGAAATTCTTCTCGATGAGTTTCTTGTGGAGTTTCTTTCAGTGGTTCTATTCTGGAGGAGACCAATGCGGATTCGCTCAGTTTCCAACATTTGGATTGGCAGCGTGGAAAAACTC attttactttgatttcagTATGACTTACATAGGAGCGGGAATGATCTGTTCGCATCTTGTGAACTTATCTTTGCTTCTTGGTGCCGTGCTCTCTTGGGGAATAATGTGGCCATTAATAAGGGGTCTCAAAGGAGAGTGGTTCCCTGCAACTTTATCAGAAAGTAGTATGAAGAGTCTAAACGGCTACAAG GTTTTCATTTCCATTGCCCTGATACTAGGAGATGGGCTATacaattttctcaagatacTATACTTTACTGGCTCAAGCATCCACACCAAAATGAACAACAAGAACCCCAAAACAG TTTCAAATAACCAGAATCAGGCTCTTGATGATCTTCGACGAAATGAGGTCTTCATAAGAGATAGCATTCCCATTTGGATAGCTTGCCTAGGGTACACCTTGTTCTCCATCATCTCCATCATAATTATCCCGCTCATGTTCCCTCAACTGAAATGGTACTATGTAGTCGTAGCCTATATTATCGCACCCTCTCTAAGCTTCTGCAATGcttatggtgcgggtttaacTGACATGAACATGGCCTATAACTACGGGAAAGTGGCTCTCTTTGTGCTTGCTGCTGTGGCTGggaaaaatgatggtgttgttGCGGGACTTGTGGGATGTGGTCTGATCAAATCCATAGTTTCTATCTCTTCTGATCTGATGCACGATTTAAAGACTGGACATCTCACGCTTACATCTCCTCGATCAATGCTTTTAAGTCAGGCGATTGGGACAGCTATAGGCTGTGTGGTAGCTCCTCTGACATTCTTTCTCTTCTACAAGGCTTTTAATGTTGGTGACCCGGATGGTGAATACAAAGCTCCTTATGCCATCATTTACAGAAACATGGCAATTCTAGGTGTTCAAGGCTTCTCTGCCCTGCCCCAGCATTGCTTACAGCTGTGTTATGGTTTTTTTGCATTTGCCGTAGCAGCTAATTTGCTGAGAGATCTTGCTCCTAAGAAAATTGGTAAATGGGTTCCACTTCCGATGGCGATGGCTGTTCCTTTCCTAGTTGGAGCTTACTTTGCAATCGATATGTGTGTGGGGAGTTTGGCTGTGTTCGTGTGgcacaaactaaaaaataacGAGGCAGGTTTAATGGTTCCCGCAGTTGCTTCTGGTTTGATTTGTGGAGATGGATTGTGGATCCTCCCTTCATCAATTCTTGCATTGGCCAAGATTCGTCCTCCCATCTGCATGAACTTCCTCACAACCAAGTAG
- the LOC18784725 gene encoding metal-nicotianamine transporter YSL3 isoform X2, producing the protein MSLLLFWPLYSSAHGLSFFRRLELYQLLSQGRKIPLFRLVQLHVIALQLEICDTAGGFGSYLLGLNRKTYEQAGVDTEGNTPRSTKEPQIGWMTGFLFVSSFVGLLALVPLRKIMIIDYKLSYPSGTATAVLINGFHTPKGDKMAKKQVHGFMKFFSMSFLWSFFQWFYSGGDQCGFAQFPTFGLAAWKNSFYFDFSMTYIGAGMICSHLVNLSLLLGAVLSWGIMWPLIRGLKGEWFPATLSESSMKSLNGYKVFISIALILGDGLYNFLKILYFTGSSIHTKMNNKNPKTVSNNQNQALDDLRRNEVFIRDSIPIWIACLGYTLFSIISIIIIPLMFPQLKWYYVVVAYIIAPSLSFCNAYGAGLTDMNMAYNYGKVALFVLAAVAGKNDGVVAGLVGCGLIKSIVSISSDLMHDLKTGHLTLTSPRSMLLSQAIGTAIGCVVAPLTFFLFYKAFNVGDPDGEYKAPYAIIYRNMAILGVQGFSALPQHCLQLCYGFFAFAVAANLLRDLAPKKIGKWVPLPMAMAVPFLVGAYFAIDMCVGSLAVFVWHKLKNNEAGLMVPAVASGLICGDGLWILPSSILALAKIRPPICMNFLTTK; encoded by the exons ATGTCTCTGCTGCTCTTCTGGCCTTTGTATTCATCCGCACATGGACTAAGCTTCTTCAGAAGGCTGGAATTGTATCAACTCCTTTCACAAGGCAGGAAAATACCATTATTCAGACTTGTGCAGTTGCATGTTATAGCATTGCAGTTGGAG ATATGTGACACTGCAGGAGGTTTTGGGTCTTATCTGTTGGGTCTGAACAGGAAGACTTATGAGCAAGCAGGTGTTGATACTGAGGGGAACACTCCTAGGAGCACCAAAGAACCTCAGATTGGTTGGATGACTGGTTTCCTCTTTGTTAGTAGTTTTGTTGGGCTGCTGGCTTTGGTTCCTCTCAGAAAG ATCATGATAATAGACTATAAGTTAAGTTACCCAAGTGGAACTGCTACTGCTGTTCTTATCAACGGGTTCCATACTCCAAAAGGAGACAAGATGGCTAA GAAGCAGGTTCACGGGTTCATGAAATTCTTCTCGATGAGTTTCTTGTGGAGTTTCTTTCAGTGGTTCTATTCTGGAGGAGACCAATGCGGATTCGCTCAGTTTCCAACATTTGGATTGGCAGCGTGGAAAAACTC attttactttgatttcagTATGACTTACATAGGAGCGGGAATGATCTGTTCGCATCTTGTGAACTTATCTTTGCTTCTTGGTGCCGTGCTCTCTTGGGGAATAATGTGGCCATTAATAAGGGGTCTCAAAGGAGAGTGGTTCCCTGCAACTTTATCAGAAAGTAGTATGAAGAGTCTAAACGGCTACAAG GTTTTCATTTCCATTGCCCTGATACTAGGAGATGGGCTATacaattttctcaagatacTATACTTTACTGGCTCAAGCATCCACACCAAAATGAACAACAAGAACCCCAAAACAG TTTCAAATAACCAGAATCAGGCTCTTGATGATCTTCGACGAAATGAGGTCTTCATAAGAGATAGCATTCCCATTTGGATAGCTTGCCTAGGGTACACCTTGTTCTCCATCATCTCCATCATAATTATCCCGCTCATGTTCCCTCAACTGAAATGGTACTATGTAGTCGTAGCCTATATTATCGCACCCTCTCTAAGCTTCTGCAATGcttatggtgcgggtttaacTGACATGAACATGGCCTATAACTACGGGAAAGTGGCTCTCTTTGTGCTTGCTGCTGTGGCTGggaaaaatgatggtgttgttGCGGGACTTGTGGGATGTGGTCTGATCAAATCCATAGTTTCTATCTCTTCTGATCTGATGCACGATTTAAAGACTGGACATCTCACGCTTACATCTCCTCGATCAATGCTTTTAAGTCAGGCGATTGGGACAGCTATAGGCTGTGTGGTAGCTCCTCTGACATTCTTTCTCTTCTACAAGGCTTTTAATGTTGGTGACCCGGATGGTGAATACAAAGCTCCTTATGCCATCATTTACAGAAACATGGCAATTCTAGGTGTTCAAGGCTTCTCTGCCCTGCCCCAGCATTGCTTACAGCTGTGTTATGGTTTTTTTGCATTTGCCGTAGCAGCTAATTTGCTGAGAGATCTTGCTCCTAAGAAAATTGGTAAATGGGTTCCACTTCCGATGGCGATGGCTGTTCCTTTCCTAGTTGGAGCTTACTTTGCAATCGATATGTGTGTGGGGAGTTTGGCTGTGTTCGTGTGgcacaaactaaaaaataacGAGGCAGGTTTAATGGTTCCCGCAGTTGCTTCTGGTTTGATTTGTGGAGATGGATTGTGGATCCTCCCTTCATCAATTCTTGCATTGGCCAAGATTCGTCCTCCCATCTGCATGAACTTCCTCACAACCAAGTAG